Genomic DNA from Orcinus orca chromosome 6, mOrcOrc1.1, whole genome shotgun sequence:
ttttaaagcattaagaATTCTCTCTCATTGGGtaagaaagtgattttttttttaaaggtgatgcAGGATTCTGTACCATAATTGAATCCACCACACTGGGCTTTTAGGTTACGCACATTCTTGTGAATAAATTCAGACGCGTCCCAGGGCAAAAAACCTTAAAGTTGCTCAGTTTAAGAAGatcattttcaattttaattatttagatAAGTATAATCTCACCTTTTTATGGTCCGAAAGCTGTCACTGTATGGATGGATCATTTTAACTCATCTGCTGGTTGATAATGTAAAAGGCTCAGATTTTGCCTAAGCATCTCTACACTATGGTTCAATCCCCACCCATGAAAGTAAGCATTGCTAAGGGGATGAAAATATTCACTTTAAAGGCTCTAGATACACATGATTAAACCACCTCCCAGTTTGAATGTGTCAGTTTATCAGTATGTATCATGATTTCTGACATCCAGTTTAAGACTTTTCATGTAACAGGATCCATCTGCCCTTCCCTACGCCAGTCACTGAAAGCATGTGCTCTGTTGGATTTAGGAGACTCCAGTTCTGTGAGTGAACTGTTCAGGCCCATTTCTGCAATGGCCACAGAGAAAAACAGTTAATCAAATTCTTAAGAATATAAGAACTGGGGCAGTTAATGTGCTTGACAGTGTATCACTTCTACATGTTcagtattttctagaatttatgTTTGGCTTTCTTCTAGATTGTATCTGGGGGTAAAGAATGAGGTAGAGATGCAACATCTTAACCCCAAATGGTTAACTGTTAATACATGGTTTAATAGATTCTATTCTTCTTTTTTGGACTTTTTAGTCTTGTCCATGGATCTACATACCTACTCTGGTTACAAGACCACACGGTTTTAATTATTGCTGCTAATGTACTTTATGGGGCCTGCCCCTTCCCATCCTCTATGACTTCCCTcctaattagttttttaaaatactttccagGATTTTCCTGACTACATTATTTCCGAATGTCATGATCAATTTCCCAAAAATGTTGGATGAATCTAAGAGTACTAACTAGCATTTTAATAATACTGAGTCAACATCCTGGAAGACAGTATATACCCATCTAGTAAAATCTTTTATGGACCTCAGTAAAGGTTAGTAGTTCTATAACTAATATTTGATCTCTACTGCCtctgttactttttttcttttgttttctattactTGTTCTATGGACCAATTGGCCCACTCCTGTAGTGATTTGAAAGGCAtgcacacttaaaaattaagTAGTTACCTTTgaggttttaaaaaacattcttgaTCTCAAGTTTATCACTTCCctcatttaaaaacagaaagctaGCCACTCTCTAATGACAGACCCAGGtcctgccatttttaaaaaaataaacaatctggAACTTGTGTAGTCATATAAACACTGCCATAATCAGGATACAGAACTCTTCCCTCACTCCCATAAAACTTCCTCAGTAGCTTCTCTGTGGTCAAATACTCCCCCttagcccccacccccactctgttCTCCATCCCTATAGTTTTAGCCCATCTcagatttttattagtttttattagTAAGTGTAACGAGGCTACATTTTACCTTATTAACTTTTGTTTCATTGGTTTCTAGCTCAGCACTCTATATAGccaaaataactttaaatctGCTGTTGTCACCTGTTATTAACTCATTCCTGGCTGTTCTCATCACGGAAACACATGGCATCCTAAAAGGTTGCAAAACTATCAGGCCTAAGTTACTTTGTTTCTTTTGAGCTTATAAGTATCATATTCTGTAGAGTTGGGAGCAGAGTCTGCTGTTAAGGAAATAAGATCAGTCAATCATTTTCAAAAGTAGTATTCACACTTCGCTATGCATACAgagttgttttgtgtgtgtaccacattatatgtccatgcctcctAACTGTCCATTTGAATCTATTACACCTAAAAGATCATCTCTTCCAGCCCAAGTGTTCAGAGATTTTTCTATTAAAACTAGGTGGTGTTTGCCCCAAAGATACTATAAACATTAAGTACCCTGAGTCTGCATGGACAGGAATTATCTGTATAAAAACAAATTCAGTCCTAAAATATTCCATCTATTTTAATGATATGATCTAATACTCAAAATAATGAATTGATGTCATTTTTATCCCTCATCTGATTCTTTTCGAGCCAAAATCAGGGGATGGTTTTATCTACAGCATTCCaaagcaacaaaaagaagatCCACTCATGTAATTCATAAATTCCATGGGGGAAAAACAACTCATGGATTGATAATGAACTCCTTTTTGTTTGAATCACCTGCCTTGCTAACTCTGCTGAATGGCCAGGTAAGTAGGAACTGACAGACCATTGCTATGTGTATGGGGTAACCAAAGGGTTCTGGAATTCAATTTTTAATGCCGCAAAAAGTTGATGAGGCTATTTAGATGGTGTAATAGTTGTCATTAAGAGTattaaaaaaaccacacacaaaaaatcatatGTTGCTCAAAGTGAAAGGTCCCCAACTTATGAGAAGGTCACTTCAAGGTCTAGAGGTCTACATACTTTTAGAGTGATGATGAGGATGACAACCACGTCTAAAGGAGGAGCTGTCATATTGAAGTCTGGGCCTGCTCTGCACACCTACTTCCCAAAGGTTTTGGATTGAGGCAGAAAGCATTGGTCCTGGCCCCAGCACCATAGAGGGGCCAAATCCACAGGCTCTACCTCAATcgacctttttgttttgttttgtttttttgcggtacgcgggcctctcactgttgtggcctctcctgttgtggagcacaggctccggatgcgcaggctcagcggccatggctcacgggcccagctgctccgtggcatgtgggatcttcctggaccaaggcacgaacccgtgtcccctacatcggcaggcggactctcaaccactgcgccatcagggaagccctcaatcgaCCTTTTACCCTTCTGTGTTGCAGTCCCATTATCTGTTCAGGGGGGATGCTGATAAAAATAGTTCTCATGGTCACTGCCTGGATGAAATGATACAATGTAGGCAGAGGGCTTAGTGCAGCCTCTAGCATATGTtagtatttccaaataaaaatgtattcactTGCTGTCTGATAGGGTCAGTACCAGTTTCTTTAGTCCTTTCCAGGTGCCATTTTCACCTGGCTAAGgtgatgagatttaaaaaaataagttaggtTAAAATAGGGAGCAAGAGTTTTTTCACAAACACATGCTGTCTACTCTTActtaaaacaaaaacccaggacttccctggtggcgcggtggttgggagtctgcctgccgatgcagggaacgcaggttcgtgccccgttctgggaagatcccacatgctgtggagcggctgggcccgtgagccgtgagccatggcccctgagcctgtgtgtccggagcctgtgctccgcaacgggaggggccacaacagcgagaggcccgcgtactgcaaaaaacgaaaacaaaaacccaggacacATCAGAAAAACTTTACTTGACAACCATaccaattcattcattcttcacctACCACAGGTCAGACAGGTGTGCTgataaagaggaaacaaaggcGAATAAGACAGGGTCCCTGATCCCAAGAAACTGACAGACtaatgaagacacagacacaaagaTCATTATAGTAATAGCTAAGCGTACTGAATGCTTATCACgcgccaggcactgctctaagcactTCACAGGTCTTATCTCACACGATCCTGACAAGTGCCTTCCATGCTGGATTAACGCTGCCATTTAACAGAGGCGCAACCTGAGGCACAGAACAGATAACGTCACCAAGCCCACAGCGCTAATAAGGGACACGATCCTCCCACTGGACAACCATCAATCCACGAAAAGGAGGGGCAGAGGACACCAGGGGGACACAGAGGAAGGGAACAAACCTAGTCTGGGCATAAAAGGGAGTAACTAGAGGAGAATtcctggagaggatgtgaagcTTAAGTCAAGGAGCTTGTCCggcaagaaagaaagatgagaaatGTGCTGGGAATAAGCAATGTGGTACTGGGAGGTGCCCACAGGCTTAGAAAATACTGCCATACgtttccccaccccagccccacccttttTATAGACCCTTCTGGACCTTTTGCAGGATTTCCATGTATGTTTGCTCAATGAATAATCAACCTTACAAGGTTGGTGGGAGCAGGTATCAAGATCTGGTCATGGAAGAACCAAGGTTCAAGGGATACGAGAAATGAGCCTAAAGCAGACGTCACTGGGCCAGGACTGGAAGCCAGGTCGAGCACCTTTGTTGCCACTTCATACCCTAACCCACTCCTGCCCTGCTGGGGCTAAGCAAACCTGCCCACACACGTTTAAATCcctgctctgctacttactaactGTAACTCCACGGTCAACCTGGGCATGATGACAGGACAAAGGATTAAATGAATCCATACTTGTTACGCACAAAGAACACTGCGCCTGGTCCCAAGTGCTAAACGAGCATTTGTTAAATTAAACCAATCTTGAAATGTTCCCCCCAATTCTTCTCTCAGCTCTCGAATCAGGCATCTTGGTGTCTGGTCTCTTCAATTTCCGTTTGTCGAGCATCTCAGAATGTTAGGTAGATTACTTGGGCTTTTAGAATGACAggtgacattttattttaggatGTGATGTACTTAGCTCCTGACATCTAGGATTAAGCTCATAATTGGCACAATTACCTGTTCTtctgaaataaactttttaacTAGGGTTGTAATTCtagtgttttacttatttatgagAACAAGCAATGTGTAATTCAGAGAAAAAGGCCAATGCAAAAAGCTCAACATTATTCCAAATTTCCAGCCACATACCTGACAGTCATCCACGTCTACTTCGAGGAACACTACGTTGGAATACTTTTCCGAGAGAgactagaaaattagaaaaaaaatccacaaagatTTAGCAGTGGGTAATGGCAGCCAACACCCTGAAGCTTCTTAAATGGAAACTTAAAAGTAGGGACTAAAGATCCCAATATTTAGGGACAGGTAAGCATAAAAGACATTTTCCCTGAATCAAATTCTCCTTggtataaaataatttgaaacatcAACGCTGATTCCTGAACTTCAAATAGGGCCCATGTTTCactgtgaagaaaaacaaaaccacttaAGCCAACCAAATAAACTTCTGAAAGTCGTCTTCAATAGGCTGTATGTGTCAAACCTAAACTGTTATGCTATGATTTTTAGACCAAAGACCCGACAACAAAACCTCTAACTGTCCTTCTTTCctagctttgtgaccaccaaccCCAGACACACAAATAGTTTACAAAAGCAGAAGTTGGCTAATAAATACTTACATGAAAGAAAGGCTTGATCATTTTGCAAGGCCCACACCACGTGGCTGAGAAGTCGACTACTACGAGTTTCTCTCCCGCACTGTTCAAGGCTTCCTGAAAAGCATactaagggaaagagaaaagcagatgtTAAGTTACGTTTATTTCCGAAAGCCCTGATAAAATGCGACACAAAACACAATTTGGAGGTCCTGCTTTCAGggcctatttttttaataaaaaaaggaaaacaaagcaaataaactGTTTGAGGAAATCCTACTGTGGTGTAATGTTATTTGATAAGGTGAAACAAATACGATGTATACAGTGTATCAATATTCATGTCTTCATAAATATAAAGTATTAATTGGTTAATCCACATCCAAACTaagtaaatgaaaggaaaataaagacatttgtattaaaaatgtttccacatctggacttccctggtggcgcagtggttaagaatccgcctgccaatgcaggggacacgggttcgagccttggtctgagCCTTGTGGCgcacaactaagcctgtgcgccacaactactgagcctgcatgccacaactactgaagcccatgcgcccagagcccatgctctgcaacaagagaagccaccgcaatgagaagcccgcacaccgcaatgaaaagtggcccccactcgccacaactagagaaagccggcgagcagcaacaaagacacaacgcagccaaaaaaacataaatacataaaataaatttatataaaaaaagtttCCACATCAAATCTAGGTATAATATATGGTAGACATTCACTAAATGCTCATTGATCCAAGGAATCACACTTCAATTGAATAAGTCACAAAGGCATAGACTCTTGCAACTAAAACACCAcaagtcattttaaaaactaaaactttttGATTAAGCTAATATTGTCTATGGTAGAACAtccaaaaggtaaaaaaaataaatatcaaggaAAAGAACCTTCTCCACACCCTTACACCCACTGTTGACATTAAGCATATGTCCTTATACTCTTTTTAGTGGAGTTTCCAGAATTGAGATCATACATACTATCGTTGATTTCTGCCTTCATTGTTGACCAAATGAAAGTTTTAGTCCCTTGTGAAGGGAatcttctttgttatttttcgTAAGCCATGCTTGTTGAATAAAATTCCACCAGTAGAAATGATCAAGAAATCCCTTACCACCAGCCTCCCTGAATAATTTACCAATGGTTTTGATACTGTAACCCTAGCAACCTAACCTTCTAGTTAACAAGGGACGACTCTTTTTTAACCACAGTCAGCTGGTGCTGACCAAAACCAAGGCCATGAAGAGAAATCAAAACACAAACATCTATATCTGAAGTCTTGGTTTTCTTCACGGGGGGGAAAAATGCCAGTCACATTGGTTTAATTAAAAACCAACACCACGCCCCCCCCCCCTCTGAAAGCTAAGAATCAGATCAGATTTGGTCCaagtaaagaagaaagtaaataatGCACCATTAACGAAAAAAAACTAAAGTGAATTCCTCTGAAGTTACTGCTCTAGATTTCTACTTTCTGCCTCCTGTTTATTGGGGAAAACAATTCAcgaatggtgtttcctggaatgGGTAGGTCATGACTTCTGTACCCATTTCAGTTATGCAGGTACAAACCTGCATACAAACAAACACACCACACCTTTGGGCgtggggaggtgtgtgtgtgtagtggaggTGGCACACAGAGAGTAAGAAGTACAGAAATTGTTTTCCCAAACCATCACCGATTTTTTCCAGATGAATTTCCTTCAAAGCCTTCCCTAATGTGATTTTTTCAGGTCAAACCAGCCATTCTTTACTGCAAGATCCAGGTAAGACAGGGAAATAAAGATTGACAACGTCTGGTCAGATGAATCCATGGTTTTGTAAACATGGTTGGCCCTCAGTAAATACAGGTGAGGTTACTCTCAACCTAGAATATTTTTCAGCAATAACTTTTGGCTTCACTGAACATGAGTCACAGAGCCAGGTACATGTAGGACTTCATGACAAGTTCTATTCTCTGGATACTAAAGTTTGCCTAAAACAGACATCAGTGTGAAAATGATTCAATACTATCTGACTAAGAAGCAAACCATAATTTCTAGCTCCCAGAAACTACCAGTGAGGATTGATAAAGGTCCCCATCACTAACACAAacattctgaaaacaaaacaatgtattTGGGTCAGATAAATAAGAGCAGCACCTAGCATCTCTTTTCCTAAACACACCCATTCCAAAGGTAATCAACAGGCATAAGAGTGGTTTATGAAAAAGCATTCAGCAAAGTGCCTGTGTGTTGAAGTTGGGAGTTCAAGAAAAGGCAGCAGGGAcgtccctggtagcgcagtggttaagaatctgcctgcccatgtagggtacatgggttcaagccctggtccgggaaaatcccacgtgccgaggAGCAAATaggcctgcacgccacaactactgagcttgcactctagaacccgtgagccacaactactgagcccgagtgccacaactactgaagcctgcgcacctagagcccgtgctccgcaacaagagaagccactgcaatgagaagcccatgcaccgcaacaaagagtagccactgctcaacacaactagagagagcctgcgcacagcaacaaagacccaacagacaaaactaataaataaattaaaaatatgtatatataaaatgagtaacaatcctgcagcctgtggaacaaaaaccacattcacagaaagacaaaatgaaaaggcagagggctatgtaccatatgaaggaacaagataaaactccagaaaaacaactaaatgaagtggagataggcaaccttccagaaaaagaattcagaatgatgatagtgaagatgatccaggacctcggaaaaagaatggaggcaaagatcgagaagatgcaagaaatgttaaacaaacacctagaagaattaaagaacaaacaaacagagatgaacaagacaataactgaaacgaaaactacactagaaggagtcaatagcagaataactgaggcagaaaaacgaatAAGTGATCTGaaagagagaatggtggaattcactgctgcagaacagaataaagaaaaaagaatgaaaagaaatgaagacagcctaagagacctctgggacaacattaaacacaacaacattcacattataggggtcccagaaggagaagagagagagaaaggaccagagaaaatatttgaagagattatagtcaaaaacttccctaacatgggaaaggaaatagccacccaagtccaggaagcacagcaagtcccatacaggataaacccaaggagaaacatgccgagacacatagtaatcaaatgggcaaaaattaaagacaaagaaaacttattgaaagcagcaagggaaaaacgataaataacatacaagggaaatcccataaggttaacagctgatttctcagcagaaactctacaagccagaagggagtggcataatatacttaaagagatgaaagggaagaacctacaaccaagattactctacccagcaaggatctcattcagattctatggagaaatcaaaagctttacagacaagcaaaagctaagagaattcagcaccaccaaaccagctctacagcaaatgctaaaggaacttctctaagtgggaaacacaggagaagaaaaggacctacaaaaacaaacccaaaacaattaagaaaatggtcataggaacaaatatatcaataattaccttaaacgtgaatggattaaatgctccaaccaaaagacataggcttgctgaatggatacaaaaacaagacccatatatatgctgtctacaagagacccacttcagacctagggacacatacagagactgaaagtgaggggatggaaaaagatattccatgcaaatggaaatcaaaagaaagctggagtagctatactcatatcagataaaatagactttaaagtaaggaatgttacaagagacaaggaaggacactacataatgatcaagggatcaatccaaaaagaagatataaaaattacaaaaatatatgcacccaacataggagcacctcaatacataaggcaactgctaacagccataaaaggggaaatcgacattaacacaataatagtgggggactttaacacctcacttacaccaatggactgatcatccaaaatgaaaataaataaggaaacagaagctttaaatgacacaatagaccagatagatttaactgatatttataggacattccatccaaaaacagcagattacacttttttctcaagtgcgcatggaacattctccaggacagatcacaccttgggtcacaaatcaagcctcagtaaatttaagaaaactgaaatcatatcaaacatctttgctgaccacaacactatgagattagaaatgaattacaggggaaaaaacgtaaaaaacaaacacatggaggctaaacacgttactaaataaccaagagatcactgaagaaatcaaagaggaaattaaaaaatacctagagacaaatgacaatgaaaacacgacgatccaaaacctatgggatgcagcaacagcagttctaagagggaagtttacagctatacaagcctacctaaagaaacaagaaaaatctcaaacaatctaaccttacacctgaaggaactagagaaagaagaacaaacaaaacccaaagtcagcagaaggaaagaaatcataaagatcagagcagatgggcttccctggtggcgcagtggttgggagtctgcctgccgatgcaggggacacgggttcgtgccccggtctgggaaggtcccacatgccgcggagcggctgggcctgtaagccatggctgctgggcctgcatgtccggagcctgtgctccgcagcgggagaggccacagcagtgaggggcccacgtactgccaaaaaaaaaaaaaaaaaaaaaaaaaaagatcagagcagaaataaatgaaatagaaataaagaaaacaatagcaaggatcaataaaactaaaagctggttctttgagaagataaacaaaattgacaaaccattagccagactcatcaagaaaaagagggagaggactcaaatcaataaaattagaaacgaaaaagaagttacaacagacaccgcagaaatacaaagcatcctaagagactactacaagcaactctatgccaataaaatggccaacctggaagaaatggacgaattcttagaaaggtataaccttccaagactgaaccaggaagatacagaaaatatgaacaaaccaatcacaagtaatgaaattgaaactgtgattaaaaatcttccaacaaacaaaagtccaagaccagatggcttcacgggtgaattctatcaaacatttagagaagagctaacacccatccttctcaaactcttccaaaaattgcagaggaaggaacactcccaaactcattctatgaggccatcatcaccctgataccaaaaccagacaaagatactacaaaaaaagaaaatgacagaccaatatcactgatgaatatagatgcaaaaatcctcaataaaatactagcaaacagaatccaacaacacaataaaaggatcatacaccatgatcaagtgagatttatcccagggatgcaaggattcttcaatatatgtaaatcaatcaattcgatacaccatattaacaaattgaagaagaaaaaccatatgatcatctcaatagatgcagaaaaagcttttgacaaaattcaacatccatttatgataaaaactctccagaaagtgggcatagagggaacctacctcaacataataaa
This window encodes:
- the TXN gene encoding thioredoxin, with protein sequence MVKQIESKYAFQEALNSAGEKLVVVDFSATWCGPCKMIKPFFHSLSEKYSNVVFLEVDVDDCQDVASECEVKCMPTFQFFKKGQKVGEFSGANKEKLEATINELI